GGAGCGAATACTATTGAGGGGAGTTTTGGAGCTAATACAAACGTAATTATGGTTGCATATGCTCCAAATCCAAAGCCAGCAATTAGACCATGAACTATAGTCATCTTTAAAGGAATATCACGTAGTTCTACTCCATTAGTTTTCTCGCTGTGATGCTTGCTCTTTAGTAGAACGTCTATAGGTAAGTGCAAATATCTACCCTTTAATATGTAAGATCCTGCAATTGCCATGACTATACCAACTATTGCATATACTGGACCATCTAAATTATACCTTTCATAAAACGATGCAAGGCCTATGAATCCTATCGTAGTTAGAAATGCTCTTTGTATTGTAAAACCCAGTGAGAATAAAAACCCTGCTTTCATACCTCCTTTCGTACTGTATTTGCCTATTGCATAACTAAACGTTATTGGCCAGGTATGCTCATCTGGTGTCGCTCCGTGTAACATACCTAAAATTAAAGAAATAACTAATATTTCCGATACTGACAATTCTTCTGGAGGATTTAGCACGGTGTTTAGGTCTATCATTTTTATCACTATGTTAGGGTTACCCTAATAAAATTTAAATCTTTCTGCAGATATTTAGCATAGATGATTTGTTCGCCAGCGACTGAAAGGTGACGAGAGTCTTAAGTAATGATTAAAAAAATTATAGGGCAAACTTTCCAAATTTACTTCTTATAAAGACGCCTATCGCAAGAAATGCTATAGCAAATCCTACAACAGCTGGGATAGCTTGTCTCCATTGTGGAGCTAAAAATAATAAATTAACTACCCATATTGTGATTACTAAAAATACTGATAGTGGAAGGAGTATTAATAACCACGTAGTTATAGAATAGCTATCTGCCATATGTATGTGTATGGCATATGTGGTTTTATATATTTTTTCCAAAAATAACTTAACCGAGCGTTTCCTCTTTTCTACTTTACAAAGTTCTTGTCATTATCCTTTCAATTACCTTTTAATACTTTCATAATTTCATTATACATTTCCTTATCTCTTTCTTCAATTCTCTTTAACGACCATGGTAATAGTCCCTTATTCTTAACTCCCCTTATTACAGATTTCAGCCAAGACTCATATACTTTTCCAGACTGAGATTTATAATAAAATTCTTTCAACAAGTTAATCGCTTCTTCCTCACTAACACCTTTTACATTAACTAAATACCTAGAAGCCACATAAAGTATAAATCTCTTTCTCGAATCTTGTAACCCCTTCTCTAATACTTTGTCTATCCACGAATAGTCAGAGGATTTATGGGGAGGTGGTGGAAATTTTCCCCTAACCCTAAATAGAAGCTCTCCTTCATTATTATAGATAACAGAAATCCCATTAGCGTATTCTATATAACCAGCCGGCGTATCATCTGGATAATGTACTAAGATTCTCTTACTTTTCTTTTCTTCGCTCACAATAGATTATGATATAGAAGAGGGAAAAAAATATAGCTCAAAATTTGCATTAACACATCAAATGGAAATATTAGCAGAATTACATCCAAAGAAAAAAATCGATAAACTACTCAACGAAATAAAAATATTATCTTTTCTTGATGGTTTCGATATTCCAGACTCTCCATTAGGAATTCCATCACCAGTACCTTTATTTATAGCTACATTGATAAGATATTCTCTATTACTAGATAAAAAAACAATAATAATTAATCAGAGACTGCTAGACGTAAACGAGTTATTTATTCGTTCATTATCAATTACTGCTAAGATTCTCAATACTAAAATAGCATTTACAAAAGGAGATAAGCCTAAATATGGTAGGGAAGTGGGCTATTTATCATCTGAGGATGCTGTCAATATAGCTAAAGAGTATGGGGTAGAAAGTGGAATGATGATAAGTTTGAGAAGAAGTGAAAACGAAATCAGAGCCAGACTGGAGTCAAAAGCAGACTTCTTCTTAGTTCTTAGAATGAAGAGTATAGACGATCTTAAATATTTTGGTCCTGGACTTGTTGAAAGAGCTATTCCATACCTAATTGTTATGACTGACAAGAATAAAGAATTAGTAAAGAGTTTGGACCAACCTTACTTTATGGAGAAAGAGATCGCTTCGGTCATAGATTTCCTAGGTGAAATAGGTGTAAGATCGGTTTTAGTTTCGTCGCTAGGCGATATAAACTTTTTTGAGAGGTTTTACAGAAAGTTATAACGTCTTTCTCATTAACCTTAGTATAGCTAAAATTTCTTGAGCATAATCTGGCATTTTATCAATTAATTCATTGATTTCAAGATACCAGTAGTTTTGTTTCCTCGGATCTGCTAATTGCAAATAAACCTTCTTTCCCGATACTATAGCCTTCCTAATACATATCAAATTAGCTTTACAGCCCACACTAACATTTTTTCTATAGAATAAAGTCAAGATCTGTTCTAGGTTTCGCTTTATCTCCTCAGAAATATCTACCTTATAACCTTCAACTAATATTTCTTTAATTACCTTACTTTGTCTATAACATATTT
The nucleotide sequence above comes from Sulfolobus tengchongensis. Encoded proteins:
- the priX gene encoding DNA primase noncatalytic subunit PriX, encoding MSEEKKSKRILVHYPDDTPAGYIEYANGISVIYNNEGELLFRVRGKFPPPPHKSSDYSWIDKVLEKGLQDSRKRFILYVASRYLVNVKGVSEEEAINLLKEFYYKSQSGKVYESWLKSVIRGVKNKGLLPWSLKRIEERDKEMYNEIMKVLKGN